The following are encoded in a window of Natronoarchaeum philippinense genomic DNA:
- a CDS encoding HVO_0234 family beta-propeller protein gives MTTIEEKRIFAEKSGRTRVFVGSGVGVAAVSVSADLVGEFGVEYRTETVDIAGQPGQIAVATDEDIVLLGEEPLELGFGSATAVGFRRGAVVAGDGEGRVATATDPGEWVDAGTVGGSVQAIDGDLVAASDGVYRLVEEDGDGAATTLERTGLGAAADVASGDVELAATDDGVYRYEAGWKQVVEGEATMVAAGGDGRAHAVVASDFYARTRDAEAASAPGADAWSRISLPIEGEPVGVSYGPATYVVTADGHFLVDAGDGWRHQHLGLRPVVGCAVAE, from the coding sequence ATGACGACGATCGAGGAAAAGCGTATCTTCGCCGAAAAGTCCGGTCGGACGCGCGTGTTCGTCGGGTCGGGCGTCGGCGTCGCCGCGGTGTCGGTATCGGCGGATCTGGTCGGCGAGTTCGGCGTCGAGTATCGGACCGAGACAGTCGACATTGCGGGACAGCCCGGCCAGATCGCCGTCGCCACCGACGAAGACATCGTCTTGTTGGGCGAGGAGCCGCTCGAACTGGGATTCGGCTCGGCGACCGCCGTCGGCTTTCGACGGGGCGCCGTCGTCGCGGGGGACGGGGAAGGAAGGGTAGCGACGGCGACCGATCCCGGTGAATGGGTCGACGCGGGAACGGTCGGGGGGTCGGTGCAGGCGATCGACGGCGACCTCGTCGCGGCGAGCGACGGCGTCTACCGACTCGTCGAGGAAGACGGTGACGGGGCAGCCACCACCCTCGAACGAACCGGCCTCGGCGCCGCGGCCGACGTGGCATCCGGCGATGTCGAACTCGCTGCGACCGACGACGGTGTCTACCGGTATGAAGCTGGCTGGAAGCAAGTTGTCGAGGGCGAGGCGACGATGGTCGCGGCCGGAGGCGACGGACGAGCGCACGCTGTCGTCGCCAGTGATTTCTACGCGCGTACGCGAGACGCCGAAGCGGCATCGGCACCGGGCGCGGACGCGTGGTCACGGATTTCGTTACCGATCGAGGGCGAACCGGTCGGAGTGAGCTACGGACCGGCGACGTACGTCGTGACCGCCGATGGGCACTTCCTCGTGGACGCCGGCGACGGCTGGCGACACCAGCACCTCGGCCTGCGTCCGGTCGTCGGCTGTGCGGTCGCCGAATGA
- the glmM gene encoding phosphoglucosamine mutase encodes MFGTSGIRGPVGETVTAELALSVGRAVGIDADRIVVGRDPRESGRVLTDALAAGARECGADVIDLGLAATPTVARAVGWRDADAGVSITASHNPAPDNGIKLWTPSGQAFDEERRTTIERRVREEAWDLADWTGQGERSHWDGARERHVEALTEAVSIDESLSVVVDVGNGAGGVTADALAELCCSVETLNAQPDGSFPGRPSEPTPEHCGTLAATVAATDADLGIAHDGDADRMRAVAGDGTFLSGDVLLALFGREAAASGDRVAVPVDTSLAVADALASVGAETTRTPVGDVYVAERASESGVAFGGEPSGAWIWPEETLCPDGPLAACRLAALVARRGPLAELADGVETYPIRRENVETDEKGRVMERVEGLVADRYDGVETLDGVRVDMDEGWFLVRASGTQPLVRVTAEAREPDAADAVLEEAMGILADARA; translated from the coding sequence ATGTTCGGAACGAGCGGTATCCGCGGGCCGGTCGGCGAGACGGTCACCGCCGAACTCGCGCTGTCGGTGGGGCGAGCCGTCGGTATCGACGCCGATCGGATCGTGGTGGGACGGGACCCCCGCGAGAGCGGGCGCGTGCTGACCGACGCGCTCGCGGCGGGAGCGCGGGAGTGTGGCGCGGACGTGATCGACCTCGGGCTGGCCGCGACGCCGACGGTCGCGCGAGCGGTCGGCTGGCGCGACGCCGACGCCGGGGTATCGATCACCGCCTCGCACAATCCGGCGCCGGACAACGGCATCAAGCTCTGGACGCCGAGCGGACAGGCGTTCGACGAGGAGCGCCGGACAACGATCGAGCGCCGCGTCCGCGAGGAGGCGTGGGATTTGGCCGACTGGACCGGACAGGGCGAGCGCTCGCACTGGGACGGCGCCCGCGAGCGCCACGTCGAAGCGCTTACCGAGGCCGTCTCGATCGACGAGTCGCTGTCGGTCGTCGTCGACGTGGGCAACGGCGCCGGCGGCGTCACCGCCGACGCGCTGGCGGAACTGTGCTGTTCGGTCGAGACGCTCAACGCACAGCCCGACGGCAGTTTCCCGGGCCGGCCGAGCGAGCCGACCCCGGAGCACTGCGGGACCCTCGCGGCGACGGTCGCCGCGACGGACGCCGATCTGGGGATCGCCCACGACGGCGACGCCGACCGGATGCGAGCAGTGGCGGGCGACGGTACCTTTCTCTCGGGCGACGTGCTGCTCGCGCTGTTCGGCCGCGAAGCCGCGGCGTCGGGCGACCGCGTCGCGGTGCCGGTCGACACCAGCCTCGCGGTGGCCGACGCGCTGGCCTCGGTCGGCGCCGAGACGACGCGCACGCCGGTCGGGGACGTGTACGTCGCCGAACGAGCGAGCGAGTCGGGGGTCGCCTTCGGCGGCGAGCCGAGCGGGGCGTGGATCTGGCCAGAGGAGACGCTGTGTCCCGACGGCCCGCTGGCGGCGTGCCGGCTGGCCGCGCTGGTCGCCCGCCGCGGCCCGCTCGCGGAGTTGGCCGACGGCGTCGAAACGTATCCGATCCGACGGGAGAACGTCGAGACCGACGAGAAAGGGAGGGTTATGGAGCGTGTCGAGGGGCTCGTTGCGGACCGCTACGACGGCGTCGAGACGCTGGACGGCGTCCGCGTGGATATGGACGAGGGCTGGTTCCTCGTGCGCGCGAGCGGAACGCAGCCGCTCGTTCGGGTAACTGCCGAAGCCCGGGAGCCAGATGCGGCCGACGCAGTGCTGGAGGAAGCGATGGGTATCCTCGCGGACGCTCGCGCCTGA
- the rpiA gene encoding ribose-5-phosphate isomerase RpiA produces the protein MKSSGGSTAAKRRAGQSAAEAVEDGMVVGLGTGSTAAHAIRAIGDMVADGLDIRGVPTSFQSRQLAIEAGIPLADLDEVDGVDVAIDGADQVAGGQLIKGGGAAHAREKIVDAAADELLIVVDPGKLADRLDHPVPVEVLPAARPVATEQIVALDGESALRSAERKDGPVVTDNGNVVLDCEFGVVEDPANLAAELSAIPGVVEHGLFVDLADEIHVGREDGVDIRTP, from the coding sequence ATGAAATCGAGCGGCGGATCGACGGCGGCGAAGCGCCGTGCAGGCCAGAGCGCGGCCGAAGCGGTCGAGGATGGGATGGTCGTCGGACTCGGAACCGGCAGCACGGCAGCTCACGCCATCCGAGCGATCGGCGACATGGTCGCCGACGGGCTGGACATCCGAGGCGTCCCGACCTCGTTTCAGTCACGGCAACTGGCGATCGAAGCAGGAATTCCCCTTGCTGACCTTGACGAAGTCGACGGTGTCGACGTAGCGATCGACGGCGCCGATCAGGTCGCCGGCGGTCAGTTGATCAAGGGCGGCGGCGCGGCCCACGCCCGGGAAAAGATCGTCGACGCCGCGGCCGACGAACTGCTGATCGTCGTCGATCCCGGAAAGCTCGCCGACCGACTCGACCACCCCGTTCCCGTGGAGGTACTGCCGGCCGCGCGGCCGGTCGCCACCGAGCAGATCGTCGCGCTGGACGGCGAGTCGGCGCTTCGGTCGGCCGAGCGCAAGGACGGCCCGGTCGTCACCGACAACGGCAACGTCGTGCTCGACTGCGAATTTGGCGTCGTTGAGGACCCCGCGAATCTGGCCGCTGAGTTGTCGGCCATCCCCGGCGTTGTCGAGCACGGCCTGTTCGTCGATCTGGCCGACGAGATCCACGTCGGCCGCGAGGACGGCGTCGACATCAGGACGCCGTAG
- a CDS encoding DUF1931 family protein, which yields MADLIVKAAVKEALDDKNVASDFYDALDEEVDELLEDAARRAEANDRKTVQPRDL from the coding sequence ATGGCAGACCTCATTGTCAAAGCCGCCGTGAAGGAAGCGCTCGACGACAAGAACGTCGCATCGGATTTCTACGACGCCCTCGACGAAGAGGTCGACGAGCTGCTCGAGGACGCCGCCCGCCGCGCCGAGGCCAACGACCGGAAGACGGTCCAGCCGCGCGACCTGTAA
- the larB gene encoding nickel pincer cofactor biosynthesis protein LarB codes for MRELLEAVASGELTPAEAEAQLAGYTTTEAGRFDAARQQRRGVPEAVYAEGKTAGEVVDLLLASLKTTGRAIATRASDEQVEAVRAALDDADLDASVRWRDRAGVLLVHGPDYEPPDVDATVRVVTGGTVDRGPAGEARAIAAEMGATVDLVEDVGVAGIARLLDHLDDLREADVLVVAAGREGALPTVVAGLVDTPVIGLPTANGYGHGGDGEAALAGMLQSCTVLSTVNVNAGFVAGAQAGLIARAIGDE; via the coding sequence ATGCGCGAACTACTGGAAGCGGTCGCAAGCGGCGAGCTAACCCCCGCAGAGGCGGAGGCGCAACTCGCCGGCTACACGACCACCGAAGCGGGACGGTTCGACGCGGCCCGCCAACAGCGCCGCGGCGTCCCCGAGGCAGTGTACGCTGAGGGCAAGACTGCTGGAGAGGTCGTAGATCTGTTGCTGGCGTCGCTCAAGACGACCGGGCGGGCCATCGCAACGCGGGCGAGCGACGAGCAGGTCGAGGCCGTGCGAGCCGCACTCGACGACGCCGACCTCGACGCCAGTGTTCGGTGGCGAGATCGGGCCGGCGTGCTCCTCGTCCACGGACCGGACTACGAGCCGCCGGATGTCGACGCCACGGTCCGAGTCGTCACCGGCGGGACCGTCGACCGCGGGCCGGCCGGCGAGGCGCGTGCGATCGCCGCCGAGATGGGTGCAACGGTCGATCTAGTCGAAGATGTCGGCGTCGCTGGCATCGCCCGCCTGCTCGATCATCTCGACGATCTGCGCGAGGCCGACGTGCTCGTCGTCGCGGCCGGTCGGGAAGGCGCGCTCCCGACCGTCGTCGCCGGCCTCGTCGATACACCGGTGATCGGCCTGCCGACCGCGAACGGCTACGGCCACGGCGGCGACGGCGAGGCGGCGCTGGCTGGGATGCTACAGTCCTGTACCGTCCTCTCGACGGTCAACGTCAACGCAGGATTCGTCGCCGGCGCACAGGCGGGGCTGATCGCTCGGGCCATCGGCGACGAGTGA